TCAACAAAtacagaccctagtttctaccttctgaACAAGACTATCAAAAGGATCCTAAAGTTTTTGGCTTGGACAACACACTCTCAAAAGGAAAagactctagtttctaccttcttaacaaacTATCAAAAGGCAGGTCTCTGACtcactagtttctaccttcttaacaacactatcaacaaggcaggtcctacagactcatccagaacgcatagccgtctggtgttcaaccttcccagttCTCCTCATGCCCGCTCCTCAAAACcatccactggcttccagttgaagctcgcatccgctacaagaccatggtgcttgcctacggagctgtggggaaacggcacctcagtataaggctctgatcaggccctacacccaaacaagggcactcgttcatccacctctggcctgctcgcctccctactgctgaggaagtacagttccacatccagcccagtcaaaactgttcgctgctctggcccccaatggtggaacaagctCCCTCACGGCCTTCCAGGACAAGCGGATCCAATCACCACAACtacggagacacctgaaacccacctctttaaggaatacctaggataggataaaataATCCCTCTGCTTTATCAAAGATTTggagatgcactactgttccactggatgtcataaggtgaatgcaccaatttgtaagtcgctctggataagagcgtctgctaaatgacttaaatgtaaatgacttaaatgtagtttctaccttcttaacaacactatcaacaaggcaggtcctacagactctagtttctaccttcttaacaacactatcaacaaggcaggtcatacagactctagtttctaccttcttaacaacactatcaacaaggcaggtcctacagactctagttttgtcgcacctgttcagtcgtgtggtgccacaaaggacttaggaaaattgcaatttgtctcagaacagagcagcacggctggcccttggatacacacagagagctaatattaataatatgcatatggCACAAAGTGGAGATTGACTTTTATGTTGAAAGCACCgtgctgtctgtttgaactgctggcacacagctcagacatccacaagacatgtcaccagaggtctcttcacagtccccaagtccagacatCCATGCGTaccccaccagaggtctcttcacagtccccaagtccagacatCCATGCGTaccccaccagaggtctcttcacagtccccaagtccagacatCCATGCGTaccccaccagaggtctcttcacagtccccaagtccagacatCCATGCGTaccccaccagaggtctcttcacagtccccaagtccagacatCCATGCGTaccccaccagaggtctcttcacagtccccaagtccagacatCCATGCGTaccccaccagaggtctgtttaaactactaacacagcTCAGACatccaccagaggtctcttcacagtccccaagtccagacatCCATGCGTaccccaccagaggtctcttcacagtccccaagtccagacatCCATGCGTaccccaccagaggtctgtttaaactactaacacacagctcagacatccaccagaggtctcttcacagtccccaagtccagacatCCATGCGTaccccaccagaggtctcttcacagtccccaagtccagacatCCATGCGTACCCCACCAGAGGTctattcacagtccccaagtccagacatCCATGCGTaccccaccagaggtctcttcacagtccccaagtccagacatCCATGCGTaccccaccagaggtctcttcacagtccccaagtccagaacagactatgggaggagcACACAAGGGATCCATAGTAAATACTAAAACTAATATTGAATGGAAGGTATCAcaatgttatgtgtgtgtgtgtgtgtgtgtgtgtgtgtgtgtgtgtgtgtgtgtgtgtgtgtgtgtgtgcgtgcgtgcgtgcgtgcgtgcgtgcgcgtgcgtgtgcgtgtgtgtgtgtgcgtgcagggcTCTGGGGGCCAACCCCCTATACTGTGACTGCAGGATGCAGTGGCTGTCTGACTGGGTGCAGAGTGGGTATAGGGAACCGGGTATCGCCCGCTGTGCCGGTCCTGGAGACATGACAGACAAACTACTGCTGACCACACCGTCCAAGAAGTTCACctgcacaggtaacacacaccttacacacacacacacacacaccttatacacacacacacacaccttatacacacacacaccttatacacacacacacacatcttatatacacacacacacaccttatacacacacacacacacacacacacacacacacaccttatacacacagacacacaccttacacacacacacaccttatacacacacatcttatatacacacacacacacacttacaaacacacacacacacacttacacacactcacacacacacagacaaacacacacacacttacaaacacacacacacacttgcggaGTGCTCTTAAAGGAGACCACCAGTTGCCATAGATATTGTTGTCCGCCAACTAGTGGACTAAAaatacacacagtctataaagTTCATTACTAAATCGTTAACAGTCTATAAAGTTCATTATTAAATCGTTAACAGTCTATAAAGTTCATTATTAAATCGTTAACAGTCTATAAAGTTCATTATTAAATCGTTAACAGTCTATAAAGTTCATTATTAAATCGTTAACAGTCTATAAAGTTCATTATTAAATCGTTAACAGTCTATAAAGTTCATTATTAAATCGTTAACAGTCTATAAAGTTCATTATTAAATCGTTAACAGTCTATAAAGTTCATTAATAAAAACATTAACAGTCTATAAAGTTCATTATTAAATCGTTAACAGTCTATAAAGTTCATTATTAAATCATTAACAGTCTATAAAGTTTATTATTCAAAACATTAACAGTCTATAAAGTTCATTAATAAAAACATGAAGTCTATAAAGTTCATTATTAAATCATTAACAGTCTATAAAGTTCATTATTAAATCGTTAACAGTCTATAAAGTTCATTATTAAATCATTAACAGTCTATAAAGTTCATTATTAAATCGTTAACAGTCTATAAAGTTCATTAATAAAAACATGAAGTCTATAAAGTTCATTACTAAATCATTAACAGTCTATAAAGTTCATTATTAAATCATTAACAGTCTATAAAGTTCATTATTAAATCGTTAACAGTCTATAAAGTTCATTATTAAATCATTAACAGTCTATAAAGTTCATTATTAAATCGTTAACAGTCTATAAAGTTCATTACTAAATCGTTAACAGTCTATAAAGTTCATTACTAAATCATTAACAGTCTATAAAGTTAATTATTAAATCGTTAACAGTCTATAAAGTTAATTATTAAATCGTTAACAGTCTATAAAGTTCATTATTAAATCGTTAACAGTCTATAAAGTtcattattaaaaacatgaagtcTATAAAGTTCATTATTAAATCATTAACCGTCTATAAAGTTCATTATTAACAGTCTATAAAGTTAATTATTAAATCATTAACAGTCTGTAAAGTTCATTaataaaaacattatttgtcTATAAAGTTCATTATTAAATCGTTAACAGTCTATAAAGTTAATTATTAAATCATTAACAGTCTATAAAGTTAATTaataaaaacattatttgtctataaagttcattattaaatcgttaacagtctataaagttcattattaaatcgttaacagtctataaagttcattattaaatcgttaacagtctataaagttcattattaaatcgttaacagtctataaagttcattattaaatcgttaacagtctataaagttcattattaaatcgttaacagtctataaagttcattattaaaaacatgaagtctataaagttcattattaaaaacatgaagtcTATAAAGTTCATTACTAAATCATTAACTAACAGTCTATAAAGTtcattattaaaaacatgaagtctataaagttcattattaaaaacatgaagtcTATAAAGTTCATTACTAAATCATTAACTAACAGTCTATAAAGTTCATTATTAAATCGTTAACAGTCTATAAAGTTCATTATTAAATCGTTAACAGTCTATAAAGTTCATTATTAAATCGTTAACAGTCTATAAAGTTCATTATTCAAAACATTAACTGTCTATAAAGTTCATTATTAAATCGTTAACAGTCTATAAAGTTCATTATTAAATCGTTAACAGTCTATAAAGTTCATTATTAAATCGTTAACAGTCTATAAAGTTCATTATTAAATCGTTAACAGTCTATAAAGTTCATTATTAAATCGTTAACAGTCTATAAAGTTCATTATTCAAAACATTCAAAACGTCTCGTCCTTTTTATTAACATATGCGTAATATCTTCCTGGTTTGATTGACGACATTGTAGACGTCCCCGGGCCTTGTGGTCTTCTCGTGCCAGGTAAAGTAGCCAATCACATCCGAGTACTACCCTCTTGGTTCCGCCTCCCCAAGTCCCTTCAGCCAATCCCAGCCCAGTGCCCTtatccctgacctctgacctgaatgctcctctctctcctctgtcagtcccAGTGTGTAGACCTCCATACTGTTATGAACCAATCAGCCTCCAGTGTGTAGACCTCCATACTGTTATGAACCAATCAGCCTCCAGTGTGTAGACCTCCATACTGGTATGAACCAATCAGCCTCCAGTGTGTAGACCTCCATACTGTTATGAACCAATCAGCCTCCAGTGTGTAGACCTCCATACTGTTATGAACCAATCAacttatatatatctatagtagtacgctatatagggaatagggtctatagtagtacgctatatagggaatagggctctggtctatagtagtaccactatatagggaatagggctctggtctatagtagtaccactatatagggaatagggctctggtctaaagtagtaccactatgtagggaatagggctctggtctatagtagtaccactatatagggaatagggtctatagtagtaccactatatagggaatagggctctggtctaaagtagtcccAGTGTAGTagaccactatataggaataggctcTGGTTATAGaaccatatagggaatagcctCCAGTAGTAGACTATATCATACTGTTATAGAGTACCAATATAGGGAATCCAGTGTGTagacctatatagggaatactggTCTAtgaacactatatagggaatagggcctggtccagtagtaccactatagggaatagggctctggttataGAAccaccatagggaatagggcctccagtagtaccactatatagggaatagggcctctaaagtaatgcactatatagggaatacataAGTCAACTTATAGAATAtatctatagtagtaccactatatagggaatagggtctggtctatagtagtgtactatatagggaatagggctctggtctatagtagtaccactatataggaatagggctctggtctatagtagtaccactatatagggaatagggctctggtctaaagtagtaccactatgtagggaatagggctctggtctatagtagtaccactatatagggaatagggctatagtagtctatatagggaatggtctagtagtaccactatatagggaatagggctctgtctaaagtagtaccactatatagggctctggtctatagtagtaccactatatagggaatagggctctggtctatagtagtaccactatatagggaatagggctctggtctatagtagtgcactatatagggaatagggctctggtctatagtagtaccactatatagggaatagggctctggtctatagtagtaccactatatagggaatagggctctggtctatagtagtaccactatatagggctctggtctatagtagtaccactatatagggaatagggctctggtctatagtagtaccactatatagggaatagggctctggtctatagtagtaccactcatataggaatagggctctggtctaaagtaatgcactatatagggaatagggtctatagtagtaccactatatagggaatatggctggTCTAAAGGTCTAGGGAATagctatagtagtaccactatatagggaatagggctctggtctatagtagtactatagggaatagggctccactATATAGtagggaataggctctggtctagtagtaatagggaatagggctctggtctatagtagtaccactatataggaatagggctctggctaaagtagtctatataggtcttcatatatagggaataatagtagtaccactatatagggaatagggctctggtctatagtagtaccactatatagggaatagggctctggtcactagtagtaccactatataggaatagggcctctggtctatagtagtgtactatatagggaatagggctctggtctatagtagtaccactatatagggaatagggctcccatagtagtatatataggaatagggctctggtctatagtagtaccactatataggaataatagtagttcactatatagaatagggtttggtctatagtagtaccactatataggaataggtctctggtctatagtagtaccactatatagggaatagggctctggtctatagtagtaccactatataggaatagggttctggtctatagtagtaccactatatagggaatagggctctggtctaaagtaatgcactatatagggaatagggtctatagtagtaccactatataggaatatggctctggtctaaagtagtaccactatatagggaatagggtctaaagtagtaccactatatagggaatagggtctatagtagtaccactatataggaatagggtctatagtagtaccactatataggaatagggctctggtcactagtagtaccactatataggaatagggctctggtctatagtagtaccactatatagggaataggctctggtccatagtagtgcactatataggaatagggctctggtctatagtagtaccactatatagggaatagggctctggtctatagtagtatcactatataggaatagggctctggtctatagtagtaccactatatagggaatagggctctggtctatagtagtgcactaaatagggtatagggtgccatttgggacagaaacaAAAGTCTCATGAAAAACTTGTGCAGGActttgtctgtgtgtatataggtatgtacagtatatatttgtgttgtactgtgtgtggggggggctgtgtacagtatatatttgtgttgtactgtgtacagtatatatttgtgttgtgtgtgtggggggggctgtgtacagtatatatttgtgttgtactgtgtgtggggggctgtgtatagtatatatttgtatacagtatatacagtatacagtctgtTGTATCAATGACTAACGGCCACCGCTTTCAGTTTGACATCTATTTCTGTTCTGTGTCTAAATGCAGGTCCTCTAGATGTGGGTATCCAGGCGAAGTGCGATCCGTGTCTCTCCAACCCCTGTCACAACGACGGTACCTGCTCCAACCACCCCGTCACCTTCTATCGCTGTAGCTGCCCCTACGGATTCAAGgtactgaccctgacctctgacctctaacctctgaccctgtcaccTTCTATCGCTGTAGCTGCCCCTACGGATTCAAGgtactgaccctgacctctgacctctaacctctgaccctgtcaccTTCTATCGCTGTAGCTGCCCCTACGGATTCAAGgtactgacctctgaccctaacccGGACCTCTGACCCTGTCACCTTCTACCGCTGTAGCTGCCCCTACGGATTTAAGGTactgaccctgacctctaacctctgaccctgtcaccTTCTACCGCTGTAGCTGCCCCTACGGATTCAAGgtactgaccctgacctctgacctctaacctctgaccccgtCACCTTCTACCGCTGTAGCTGCCCCTACGGATTCAAGgtactgaccctgacctctgaccctaacccGGACCTCTGACCCTGTCACCTTCTACCGCTGTAGCTGCCCCTACAGATTCAAGgtactgaccctgacctctgaccctaacccGGACCTCTGACCCCGTCACCTTCTACCGCTGTAGCTGCCCCTACGGATTCAAGgtactgaccctgacctctgaccctaacccGGACCTCTGACCCTGTCACCTTCTACCGCTGTAGCTGCCCCCATGATTCAAGgtactgaccctgacctctgaccctaacccGGACCTCTGACCCTGTCACCTTCTACCGCTGTAGCTGCCCCTACGGATTTAAGGTactgaccctgacctctaacctctgaccctgtcaccTTCTACCGATGTAGCTGCCCCTACGGATTTAAGgtactgaccctgacctctgacctccgaCCCTAGACCCTGAAAGACTGTAGCTGCCACCTACATATTCATGgtactgaccctgacctctgacctccgaCCCTCGACCCAGTGTGACTTTTTTATTGTCTCTGTGATTGGAGAAGACTCTAGGTGTAAGACATCACACGGTCAAGTAACATAGGAACGTACCACAGTCTGTAtcagtaacctctctctctctctctctctccctttgtgtgtgtgtgcgtgtgtgtgtgcagggtcaGGACTGCGAGGAACCTCTCCATGCCTGTATCGGTAACCCCTGTCAGAACGCTGGTACCTGCCATCTGAAAGAAGGGGAACGCAGTAACTCCTGTTagaccccctgtctatagtattaatgtagaggtcggGGTACCCCCCATCTATAGTATTAATgcagaggtctgatacccccccctgtctatagtattaatgtagaggtctgataccccctgtctatagtattaatgggaggtctgataccccctgtctatagtattaatgtagaggtctgatacccccctgtctatagtattaatgtagaggtctgataccccctgtctatagtattaatgtggaggtctgatacccccctgtctatagtattaatgtagaggtctgataccccctgtctatagtattaatgtagaggtctgataccccctgtctatagtattaatgtggaggtctgataccccctgtctatagtattaatgtagaggtctgatacccccctgtctatagtattaatgtagaggtctgatacccccctgtctatagtattaatgtagaggtctgataccccctgtctatagtattaatgtggaggtctgataccccctgtctatagtattaatgtggaggtctgatacccctgtctatagtattaatgtagaggtctgatacccccctgtctatagtattaatgtagaggtctgatagcccccctgtctatagtattaatgtagaggccTGATACCCCCCGTCTATAGTATTAatggaggtctgataccccctgtctatagtatttgtagaggtctgataccccccctgtctatagtattaatgtagaggtctgataccccctgtctatagtattaatgtagaggtctgataccccctgtctatagtattaatgtagaggtctgataccccctgtctatagtattaatgtagaggtctgataccccctgtctatagtattaatgtggaggtctgatacccccctgtctatagtattaatgtagaggtctgatacccctgtctatagtattaatgagGTTccgatacccccctgtctatagtattaatgtagaggtctgatacccctgtctatagtattaatgtagaggtctgataccccctgtctatagtattaatgtagaggtctgatacccccctgtctatagtattaatgtgagGTCGATACTTCTGTCTATAGTattatgtagaggtctgataccccctgccTATAGTattatgtagaggtctgatacccccctgctca
The Oncorhynchus nerka isolate Pitt River unplaced genomic scaffold, Oner_Uvic_2.0 unplaced_scaffold_3503, whole genome shotgun sequence genome window above contains:
- the LOC135566742 gene encoding slit homolog 2 protein-like, which codes for MRTPPEVSSQSPSPDIHAYPTRGLFTVPKSRHPCVPHQRSLHSPQVQTSMRTPPEVSSQSPSPDIHAYPTRGLFKLLTQLRHPPEVSSQSPSPDIHAYPTRGLFTVPKSRHPCVPHQRALGANPLYCDCRMQWLSDWVQSGYREPGIARCAGPGDMTDKLLLTTPSKKFTCTGPLDVGIQAKCDPCLSNPCHNDGTCSNHPVTFYRCSCPYGFKGQDCEEPLHACIGNPCQNAGTCHLKEGERSNSC